TCCCAGCTGACCGTCCACGGCTTCGACATCGCCGAGCCGCGCCTGAAGCTCGCCGAAGAAGCCGGCATCGCCACCTTCAGCACCGCCCGCGACGCCGCCAAGGGCGCCGACGCCCTGCTCCTCGCGGTCCGCAACGGCGAACAGCTCAACGATGTCCTCTTCGGTGCGAACGGCGTGGCCTCCGTGCTGGAGCCGGGCGCCGTCGTGATCCTCGGCAGTACTGTAGGCACCGAAGCCATCCCTGCCACCGTGGCCAAGCTGGCCGAATACGGCGTCGAACTCGTGGACGCCCCGCTCTCAGGCGGCCCCAAGCGCGCCGGTGAAGGCGACCTGCTGATCGTCGTCGGCGCGTCCCCCGAAGCACGCGAAAAGGCGAACCCGGCCCTGGAACTCCTCGCCTCCACCCTCACCGTGGTGGGCGACAAGCCCGGCGACGGCCAGGCCCTGAAGACCGTCAACCAGCTCCTCTGCGGCGTTCACATCGCCGCTGCCGCCGAGGCCATGGCCCTCGCCGACGCCCTCGGCCTGGACCAGGCCAAAACCCTTGCCGCCCTCGAAGCCGGTGCCGCAGGTTCCTTTATGCTCTCCAACCGCGGCCCGCGCATCCTCGAGGCCTACACCGAAGACGGCGCCGAGGTCCTCTCCCGCCTGGACATCTTCGTCAAGGACATGGGCATCGTCGGCAAGGCCACCCGCGCCGCCGGCCTGGCAGCCCCCGTTGCTGCCGCCGCCGAACAGCTCTACCTCCTCGGCCAGGCCCAGGGCCTCGCCGCCGCAGACGACTCCGCCGTCATCAAAGTGGTCGCTCCCACCAGGCGCACCGCCTAAGTACCTCCTGAAAGACGTACGACGACGGCGTTCCCCCTTCCGTCGTCGTCGTACGCACTGTAGTTCCAACGCCCTAGCCCCGGCAGAAATATTTAGAGACCCGTCAGCCCGTCTTCTGGAAGACTGGCTTGTCAAAGGAGACACCCGCAATGAACCCCCTGATCAATTCGCTGATGGTGGGGGCTGCCGACGCCCCAGCCATCAAACCCGCAGTGGAGCTGGGTACCCCGCTGCTCCTCACCATCGCTGCCGTGGGTGTTGCCCTCCTGCTGGTGATGATCATCCGCTTCAAGATTCAGGCCTTCGTGGCTCTGCTGACGGTCAGCATCCTGGTCGCCGTGGCTGCGACCATTCCGCTGCAGGACGTCTTCACCGTAGTCTCCAGCGGCGTGGGGAGCACGATGGGCAAAGTGGCAATCCTGATTGCCCTCGGCGCTGTGCTGGGCCGGATGATTGAAGTGTCCGGTGGCGTCCAGTCCCTCGCCGACCACTTCACCCGCAAGCTTGGCGCCAAGCGGGTTGCCGTGGCACTGACCGCCGTCGGGTTCCTGGTGGCCATCCCGGTCTTCTTCGAGGTGGGCATCATTGTGCTGGTGCCCATCGTCTACGCCTTTGCCAAGATCGCCAAGGTGCATCCGGTCAAGTTCGGCCTACCCATGGCCGGCATCATGCTCTCCATCCACGTCGCCGTCCCGCCGCACCCCGGAATTGTTGCCGGTGCCGGCGTGCTTGGTGCCGACATCGGACTGATCGCCCTGATCTCGCTGGTGATCTGCGTGCCGCTCGGTTTCCTGTCCTACTGGGTGGCCTCCATCATGAACCGCAAGGACTACGAACTGCTGCCCGCCGTGAAGACCCAGGTGGAAGAGTTCGGGACCAAGTCGCTCGTGAAGGTGGGTCACGACGGACCCGGTGCCGCCGGCATCGCCCCGCCGCGTCCAGCGTTGATCATTTTCCTGATTGCAGCGCCCATCGTGCAGATCCTGCTCGGAACCCTGGGTACCCTCATCCTCCCCAAAGCCAGCCCCTGGTACGGCGTGGCCGCGTTCATCGGTAACCCGTTCCTCGCACTCCTGGTGGCTGTGGCGTTGTCCTTCTTCCTCCTCGCCGTCCGGCGCCACTGGTCTCTGAGGGAAACGGGTGAAATCTTCGAGGGCGCCCTTCCGCCCATCGCCTCCATCCTGATGGTGGTAGCTGCCGGCGGTGTCTTCGGCAACGTGCTGCAGGTCTCCGGCATCGGCGGCGCGCTGTCCAAGACCCTGGACACGCTGGGAGTACCCCTGCTGCTGCTTGGTTTCATCATCTCGCTGGCCCTGCGCGCCGCACAGGGTTCGGCAACGGTCGCGATCGTCACCACCACAGGCCTGCTGAGCGCTGCGGTCAGCAGCGGCGGCTACACCCCGGCGCAGATCGCGGTCATCGTCATTGCCATCGGTTTCGGTGCCTTAGGTCTCTCCCACGTGACGGATGCAGGGTTCTGGGTGGTGGTGCGCTACTACGGCCTCACCGTTTCGGACGGACTCAGGACCTGGACCGTCCTCACCACCATCCTGGGCGTTGCAGGCTTCCTGCTGACCTACGTTGCCTGGATCCTCGTGGGCGGGCTGGGCGTCTGATGCGCACCCGGCTCGACCACCTGGTCATCACAGCCCTGCAGGAGGGTTCGGCCGTCCCCGCGTTCACCTGCTACGACTTCACTACTGCCCTGGCCGTGGTGGGCGCCGCAGAGGACGCCGGACGGGGCGCCATCCTGCTGGTGGCCCCGAAAACGGCCGCCACGAGCAACGGCCCCCGGCTGATCGCCGCCCTCCGCGGCCTGGCCGATGCCGCCTCCGTCCCGGTAGCCGTCCAGCTGGACCACGCTGCGGACCTGAACGTCATGGCCGACGCCGTCGCGGCAGGGGCGGATTCCGTCCTCGCGGACGGTTCGGCCCTCCCGTATGAGGACAACATCGCGCTGGTCCGGGCGGCCCGTGCCCTGCTGGGTGCCGAGGTGGTGCTTGAAGCCGAACTTGGTGGCCTGGCCGGGGACGAGGACCGGGCCTTCGGCGCCGACTCCGCCGGCGCGGACGTGGCCGGGCTGACGGACTCCGCCCAGGTGGAGGACTTCGTGGCCCGGACCGGCGCGCAGCTGCTGGCCGTTGCGGTCGGAAACGTACACGGCAAATACAAAGGCGAGCCGCAGCTGCGCTGGGACGTCCTCCAGGACATTGCAGTGCGGACCCACATTCCGCTGGTGCTCCACGGCGCGTCCGGCATTCCCGCGGACGAGCTGGTGAAGGCGGCGGCCATGAATGTGGGCAAGGTGAACTTCAACACCGAGCTCCGCACGGGCGTGCTGTCCACGCTCCAGGAGCAGCTGCCGCCACACCGGGCCGACGGCGAGAACCTTCAGGGCCTCCTGGCCCACTGGAACACCTCTGCCGCGGATTTCGCGGGCGCGGCGTTGGGCATGCTCACCCGCTGAACGGATCGCGGGGGACAGGGAGGCTAGGATCGGCACATGATCCTGGCCTCCCTCCTTTTTGCCTTCATTGCCGCAGCCCTGCACGTCTACATCTTCAGCATGGAATCCCTCACCTGGACCAGGCCGGCCACTTGGAAGCGTTTTGGCCTCAACTCCCAGGCCGACGCCGAAACCACCAGGCCGCTTGCGTACAACCAGGGCTTCTACAACCTGTTCCTGGCCGTCGGCGCCTTCATTGGCGTGGGCTGCTTGGCGTTCGGAGCGGACGGATCCGCCCAGGCCATTGTGGGCTGGACCCTGATCTTCAGCTGCTGCGGCTCCATGTTCCTCGCCGCCGCCGTGCTTGCCCTTACGGGGCGGAAGTACCTCCGCGCCGCGGTTCTGCAGGGCACGACGCCGCTGCTCGCCGTCGTGCTCGGGTTGCTGGCAGTGGCGGCAGGCTGAGCCGGCGCGCCGGCGAGAGGGCACTTGGCGGCAGTCCCGGGCGGCGGAACTGCCGTCAAGTGCCCTCTCGCCGAATTTCTGGCTGGGAGCGCACTGCGGGCGGACAATTGAGGCAAGAACAGCAACGGCGTTTGTAGGGGATTGCACGTGGGCAATGTCAGTGAACAGGGAGCATCCGCGCAGCGCCGCGGGGCGGAGCGGGAGCGCGACCCTGCCATTGATCTGGTCCGGTTTGTCTGCCTCGCCCTGGTTGTGGTGAGCCACTGCATGATGGTCAGCCCGGTCCTGCACCCCGACGGCACCGTGACGTCGGAAAACACGCTGGGGGATCAGCGCTGGTTTGAGCCGGTCATCTGGATCTTTATGGTGATGCCGCTGTTTTTCGTCACGGGCGGAACCACCGGACTGCAGTCCTGGCGACGGCTCAAGGCCAGCGGCGGCAATGGCTTCGAGTTCGCCCAGGCGCGGCTGCTGAGGCTGGTCCGGCCGGCGGCAGCGCTGCTGGCGGTCATGTTCCTCGGGCTATGGGCCGCACGCCTGACGGGCGTGGATCCGCAGGTGCTCCAGCTGATAGCTACGGGCGCCGGCATGCCGCTGTGGTTCCTCGCGGCGTACCTTGCCGCGCAGCTGAACATACCGTTGCTGGCCCGCTTTCACGCGCGCGCCCCATGGCTGACCATGGGCGTACTGGTTGCCCTGGTGGTTGCTGTTGACTGCTTGCGCGGAGCCCTGCCGATGCTCGCCTACGCGAACCTGGTTTTTCTGTGGTGCGCCGTGCAGCAGGTGGGTTTCCTGATGGCTGACGGCCACCTGACCCGGCTCACCCGGTCGCATCTGGCGGGACTCATCGTGGCGGCAAACCTGCTGCTCGGCGCTGTCACCGGCCTGGGCCTCTACACCGGAAACATGCTGGTCAACCTCAACCCGCCCAACCTCTGCCTGTTCCTGCTTGGGGTATCCCAGGCTGCCGCGCTGCAGCTCGTCCGGCCGTGGCTTGCCTGGACATGGCAGTTTGGCTGGGTGTGCGCGATGGTCATGGTCTCGGGGCGCCGCGCCATGACGGTCTACCTCTGGCACCTGCCGCTGCTGGCCGGAATGTCCGGCCTGCTGCTGCTCACCGACTTCCCCAAACCCGCGGCCGGGACCGCGGAGTGGTGGTGGGCGCGGCCGCTGGTCCTCCTCGGGGTACTCATCCTGCTGCTGCCCGTGGTCGCGGCATTGGGCCGCCTCGAAGAACGCCCTGCGGCCTCCCTCCACTCCCGCGGCAGGCCCGCCGCCGCGGTGGTCACGGCCGCCGTTGTGGTCTTCATTCCGGTGGCGGACGCCGCCTTCAACGGGTTGACGCCGGGACTGCTGGGAGGCGGCGCCGCATGCTTTGCGCTGGCCGTCCTGCTGCTGGGCAGAATGCCGGAACGGGCCCCTCATGATGTGGCCGCGGGGCGCCCCGTCAGCGCGCAGGGCGGGTAGGGGCGGCCATTGCCACCGCAGCCAACTAGTGCCAATGTCGAACCATGACAGAGAACATGATTTCCACTGAGGATGAATTCAGCCCCGCCGTTTCACTGACCCGGGATGATGAGCATCACCGTTACGAGCTGAAGGTCGGCGGGAAGATTGCCGTCCAGTCCTTCTTCCAGGACCGGCCCGGACACGTGGATTTCAGCCACACCGAGACCGCCGAGGAATTCAAGGGCCAAGGCCTGGGAAAGGTGCTGGCCCACTTCGCCCTGGACGACGTTGTGGCATCGGGAAAACGCATCATCCCGCATTGCCCGTTCATCGCCGGCTACCTCCGCCAGCACGAGGGCTACGAGCAGCACATCGACTGGCCGGAGGACTGACGCCCGGCGCCATGGCAGGCGGCCCAAGCTAGTCTGGGCGCATGACAACAACAGCACTCGTCACCGGGGCCAGCGCCGGGCTTGGAGCCAAGTTCGCCCGGCAGCTCGCCGCCCAGGGCCATACCGTGGTTCTCGTGGCCAGGAACCGGGACCGCCTGGAAAAAACAGCGGCGGACCTGAAACAGCGTTACGGAACAACGGCGGAGGTGCTCCCCGCAGACCTGACGGACGACGCCGGGGTGGCCGCCGTCGTCGCCCGCCTCACCGACGCCGCCCGGCCGGTGGGGATCCTGGTGAACAACGCGGGCATCGGCCTGCTCCACGACTTTGAGCAGAACACCATCGCCGAAGAGAAGCAGCACCTCAAACTGCACTGTGGGGCCGCCCTGGAACTGACCCACGCTGTACTGCCCGGGATGCTGGAATGCGGTGCGGGCCGGATAATCAATGTGTCCAGCGTGGCGGCGTTCCTGCCCCGGGGGACCTATGCGGCGGCGAAGGCCTGGCTGCTGACCTTCAGCCGCTGGGCCAACCTTGCCTACGGGGCGCGCGGCGTGACGGTCACAGCTGTCTGCCCGGGCCTGACGCACACCGAGTTCCATGAGCGGATGGGCATGGACAAGGCGGTGGCACCGGCCTGGGCGTGGCTGACGGCGGAGCGGGTGGTGCGTGAAGGCCTGGCCGACAACCTCCGCGGAAAGTCTGTGTCCATCCCGTCCAAGCGCTACAAGGCGGTGGCCGTGGCGGCGCGGGTGCTGCCGGACAGGCTACTCACCGGGCCGGCGCGCAGACCGAAGTAGCGGGAACCGGGCAGGCGGCTGCCGTACCGTCCGCTGGCGGATTCGTTGCCGGACGGCCACCGCCACCAGGATCCCCACCACGGCACCAACGAAGGTTTCCACGCCACGCTCCAGGATCAGCACCGTGGGATCGATCGGCGCCGCGAGCTGCGTCATCAACAGGATGACCGGGGTGAATGACACCATGGCCAGCCCGTAATGACGGGTCATGAACAGCTCGGTGGTGAACTGGAAAATGATGACCAGGACGCCCAGGACCACCACCTGATGGGCGGCGAATAACGGTGCGAGGGCCCACGGTGCGGGCACCAGGACGACGGCGGTGACCGCCAACCCGAGGAAGGTCCCCACGATGCGGTGGATCCCCCGCCGCACCCGGCTGGGGAAGTCCGCTCCCGCCAGGGGCACCGCGGCAGCTGCCATGGCCCAGTGTGGATGGCCGCTGCCGCTAAGCACACCGATGGAGCCGGCAAGCCCGACCGCCGACACGTAGCGGGCCGCGTGAACGGCGGCAGACCGGCCTGCCGCACCACGCAGGAGCACCACCTCACGGCTGGCTCCAGGCTGCCACGAACGGTCCCGGAACCAGCCGCCGAAGCCCACCGCCAGGGAAAACGCGGCAGCCCCCGCCGCGATCAAAAGAGCAATGTACCAAGGGACGGCGGTGGGCACCGAGGCGCAGGCACCCAGGGCCAGGATGCCGAAGAACGGGCCGTTCGGTTTGAGCTTCACCCGGTCCGAATAGACCGACCCGACGCCGGCCAGCACCGCCTCGACGGCCACCAGCCACCAGGAGTGGAGATGGTTGACGGAGAGAAAGACGCCCACCGCCACCCCGCCGACCAGCACCACGGCTGCCTGGGACTGGTGCCGGAGCCGCAGCTGATGCGGTTCGGACCGCCCATACATGCCAGTCAGGGCACCGAACACCGCATAAACAATCAGGTCGGCCCGGCCCAGAAGCAGCAGGAGAAGTGAAGGGACAGCCACGCTGGTGGCCACCCGAAGCGCTGCCAGATGGTCTTGATTTGCAGGTTCCAGCCGGTGCAGGGCGTGTACCTGGCGCATCACGGACTTCA
The window above is part of the Pseudarthrobacter sp. IC2-21 genome. Proteins encoded here:
- a CDS encoding NAD(P)-dependent oxidoreductase; this translates as MTSNYTVTVLGLGAMGLPMATRLASQLTVHGFDIAEPRLKLAEEAGIATFSTARDAAKGADALLLAVRNGEQLNDVLFGANGVASVLEPGAVVILGSTVGTEAIPATVAKLAEYGVELVDAPLSGGPKRAGEGDLLIVVGASPEAREKANPALELLASTLTVVGDKPGDGQALKTVNQLLCGVHIAAAAEAMALADALGLDQAKTLAALEAGAAGSFMLSNRGPRILEAYTEDGAEVLSRLDIFVKDMGIVGKATRAAGLAAPVAAAAEQLYLLGQAQGLAAADDSAVIKVVAPTRRTA
- a CDS encoding GntP family transporter, whose amino-acid sequence is MNPLINSLMVGAADAPAIKPAVELGTPLLLTIAAVGVALLLVMIIRFKIQAFVALLTVSILVAVAATIPLQDVFTVVSSGVGSTMGKVAILIALGAVLGRMIEVSGGVQSLADHFTRKLGAKRVAVALTAVGFLVAIPVFFEVGIIVLVPIVYAFAKIAKVHPVKFGLPMAGIMLSIHVAVPPHPGIVAGAGVLGADIGLIALISLVICVPLGFLSYWVASIMNRKDYELLPAVKTQVEEFGTKSLVKVGHDGPGAAGIAPPRPALIIFLIAAPIVQILLGTLGTLILPKASPWYGVAAFIGNPFLALLVAVALSFFLLAVRRHWSLRETGEIFEGALPPIASILMVVAAGGVFGNVLQVSGIGGALSKTLDTLGVPLLLLGFIISLALRAAQGSATVAIVTTTGLLSAAVSSGGYTPAQIAVIVIAIGFGALGLSHVTDAGFWVVVRYYGLTVSDGLRTWTVLTTILGVAGFLLTYVAWILVGGLGV
- a CDS encoding class II fructose-bisphosphate aldolase, which encodes MRTRLDHLVITALQEGSAVPAFTCYDFTTALAVVGAAEDAGRGAILLVAPKTAATSNGPRLIAALRGLADAASVPVAVQLDHAADLNVMADAVAAGADSVLADGSALPYEDNIALVRAARALLGAEVVLEAELGGLAGDEDRAFGADSAGADVAGLTDSAQVEDFVARTGAQLLAVAVGNVHGKYKGEPQLRWDVLQDIAVRTHIPLVLHGASGIPADELVKAAAMNVGKVNFNTELRTGVLSTLQEQLPPHRADGENLQGLLAHWNTSAADFAGAALGMLTR
- a CDS encoding DUF1304 domain-containing protein — encoded protein: MILASLLFAFIAAALHVYIFSMESLTWTRPATWKRFGLNSQADAETTRPLAYNQGFYNLFLAVGAFIGVGCLAFGADGSAQAIVGWTLIFSCCGSMFLAAAVLALTGRKYLRAAVLQGTTPLLAVVLGLLAVAAG
- a CDS encoding acyltransferase is translated as MGNVSEQGASAQRRGAERERDPAIDLVRFVCLALVVVSHCMMVSPVLHPDGTVTSENTLGDQRWFEPVIWIFMVMPLFFVTGGTTGLQSWRRLKASGGNGFEFAQARLLRLVRPAAALLAVMFLGLWAARLTGVDPQVLQLIATGAGMPLWFLAAYLAAQLNIPLLARFHARAPWLTMGVLVALVVAVDCLRGALPMLAYANLVFLWCAVQQVGFLMADGHLTRLTRSHLAGLIVAANLLLGAVTGLGLYTGNMLVNLNPPNLCLFLLGVSQAAALQLVRPWLAWTWQFGWVCAMVMVSGRRAMTVYLWHLPLLAGMSGLLLLTDFPKPAAGTAEWWWARPLVLLGVLILLLPVVAALGRLEERPAASLHSRGRPAAAVVTAAVVVFIPVADAAFNGLTPGLLGGGAACFALAVLLLGRMPERAPHDVAAGRPVSAQGG
- a CDS encoding GNAT family N-acetyltransferase → MTENMISTEDEFSPAVSLTRDDEHHRYELKVGGKIAVQSFFQDRPGHVDFSHTETAEEFKGQGLGKVLAHFALDDVVASGKRIIPHCPFIAGYLRQHEGYEQHIDWPED
- a CDS encoding SDR family oxidoreductase, which codes for MTTTALVTGASAGLGAKFARQLAAQGHTVVLVARNRDRLEKTAADLKQRYGTTAEVLPADLTDDAGVAAVVARLTDAARPVGILVNNAGIGLLHDFEQNTIAEEKQHLKLHCGAALELTHAVLPGMLECGAGRIINVSSVAAFLPRGTYAAAKAWLLTFSRWANLAYGARGVTVTAVCPGLTHTEFHERMGMDKAVAPAWAWLTAERVVREGLADNLRGKSVSIPSKRYKAVAVAARVLPDRLLTGPARRPK
- a CDS encoding FUSC family protein translates to MKSVMRQVHALHRLEPANQDHLAALRVATSVAVPSLLLLLLGRADLIVYAVFGALTGMYGRSEPHQLRLRHQSQAAVVLVGGVAVGVFLSVNHLHSWWLVAVEAVLAGVGSVYSDRVKLKPNGPFFGILALGACASVPTAVPWYIALLIAAGAAAFSLAVGFGGWFRDRSWQPGASREVVLLRGAAGRSAAVHAARYVSAVGLAGSIGVLSGSGHPHWAMAAAAVPLAGADFPSRVRRGIHRIVGTFLGLAVTAVVLVPAPWALAPLFAAHQVVVLGVLVIIFQFTTELFMTRHYGLAMVSFTPVILLMTQLAAPIDPTVLILERGVETFVGAVVGILVAVAVRQRIRQRTVRQPPARFPLLRSARRPGE